A DNA window from Leptolyngbya sp. KIOST-1 contains the following coding sequences:
- a CDS encoding orange carotenoid protein N-terminal domain-containing protein, with protein sequence MTATDVRLQFEQAVQAFEAVDVDCKIAVLWQTYDTLGQAFAAIAPVALFSQAVQQLLSQIQQVDREDQAAILRDILAGADTRFTHAYRGLNPNMKLAFWHRLFHLMPASRLPLATCQNGSTRTQTLLARLNTMGLNERLHFLRRVVG encoded by the coding sequence ATGACCGCTACAGATGTCCGCCTTCAGTTTGAGCAAGCCGTTCAAGCCTTTGAGGCCGTTGATGTGGACTGTAAGATTGCCGTGCTCTGGCAGACCTACGACACCCTGGGCCAGGCCTTTGCTGCCATTGCCCCGGTGGCGCTTTTCTCCCAGGCGGTCCAGCAGTTGCTCAGTCAGATTCAGCAGGTCGATCGCGAGGACCAGGCGGCCATCCTGCGCGACATTCTGGCCGGGGCCGACACGCGCTTTACCCACGCCTACCGGGGGCTCAACCCCAACATGAAGCTGGCCTTCTGGCACCGGCTTTTTCATCTGATGCCCGCCAGCCGTCTGCCCCTGGCGACCTGCCAGAATGGTTCTACCCGAACCCAGACCCTGCTGGCTCGGCTCAATACCATGGGGTTAAATGAGCGGCTTCACTTCTTGCGCCGCGTCGTCGGCTAG